ATGCGCGTTTCCGCCCAGAGCATAGATCCTGCGTCCAAATTTCGTGTAGGCTAAGATCAGGCACATGATCACATAAAACACAACCACGTAAAGCACGCCGATCGGAATGACTCCAAAGAGCTCCGTCTTCATCACAGCGCCGATCTCCAGCGGGAACCCGGATACTGCCTGTCCTCCATTGATGATCTGCGCGAACCCGCGGACTGCCTGCATGGAACCAAGCGTAGCTATAAACGCAGGTACTTTTCCATAGCTGATAAGCACGCCGTTGAACAATCCGATCGCCGCTCCACATACCAGGCAAAAGAAAATTGCCAGGGGGATCGACATGCCGCCTTTCAGATTCAGCGCCAGATATATCCCTACAAATCCCACAACAGAACCCACGGAAAGATCGATCCCGCCTGTCAGGATAACCAGAGAAGCTCCAATCGCAATGATCGCGTTGATACTTGCCTGATTAATAATGTTCATCACATTATTAATATTCAAAAAGTTCTTTCCCATAGCGGAACAGATGATCGTAAACACCAAAAATATCCCGATCATACCGATATAGATAATCCAGTCCGATACATTAATACTATGTTTTGTTTTCATCCTAAACCTCCTCCAGCTCGATTCTCAAAATATCCTGTTGTGTCAGAT
This window of the Massilistercora timonensis genome carries:
- a CDS encoding ABC transporter permease — translated: MKTKHSINVSDWIIYIGMIGIFLVFTIICSAMGKNFLNINNVMNIINQASINAIIAIGASLVILTGGIDLSVGSVVGFVGIYLALNLKGGMSIPLAIFFCLVCGAAIGLFNGVLISYGKVPAFIATLGSMQAVRGFAQIINGGQAVSGFPLEIGAVMKTELFGVIPIGVLYVVVFYVIMCLILAYTKFGRRIYALGGNAHAARLSGIKVRRLEVAVYIISGLFAAFAGVMLLARLLYADPSAGNSYEMDAIAAAVIGGISMSGGKGKLANTVVGAIILSTLTNGLQIMNVATYYQTVITGLVVIVAVFADKRKERKSE